A genomic stretch from Chitinophagaceae bacterium includes:
- a CDS encoding GMC family oxidoreductase has product MADNTYDAIVIGSGISGGWAAKELCEKGLKVLMLERGAEHKHIEDYNSAKKMPWEFEHRGDTTQQQKQDYQVIHRGWAANERVMDAWANEKDSPYTEVKPFTWWRVYRMGGRSVLWGRHSYRWSDLDFEANAKDGFGVDWPIRYKDIAPWYDHVEKFAGISGSLEGLPYLPDGQFMPPVPLNLIEKDVAAKIKSFYKGERHLINSRVANITVPHNERTNCQFRNRCWEGCPFGGYFSTQSSTLPAAMKTNNLTVRPLSLVTKILYNKDKKKATGVEVLDTMDNKTYEYKAKIIFVCASALNSTWLLFNSATDIWPGGLGSSSGELGHNLMDHHYNLGAGGDIDGYEDKTEYGRRPAGFYITRFANIPGDKKRDFLRGFGYQGSAGRHGWGREIAEMNIGNQLKETLTEPGSWRMGATGFGEILPYHENKISLDKTVKDKWGLPVLAMDAELKENEIKMRAAIKEELVAMLEAGGVKNINTYDSGHAMGHGIHEMGTARMGHDSKTSVLNGNNQVWDAPNVFVTDGACMTSSSCVNPSLTYMALTARAADFAVKELKKGNI; this is encoded by the coding sequence ATGGCAGATAATACATATGATGCAATTGTTATAGGCTCCGGAATCAGTGGCGGCTGGGCAGCAAAAGAACTTTGTGAAAAAGGGCTGAAGGTATTGATGCTGGAGCGTGGTGCCGAACATAAACACATCGAAGATTATAACTCTGCCAAAAAAATGCCATGGGAATTTGAGCACCGGGGTGATACAACGCAACAGCAAAAACAGGATTATCAAGTTATTCATCGTGGATGGGCAGCGAATGAAAGAGTGATGGATGCATGGGCCAATGAAAAAGATTCTCCTTATACGGAAGTAAAACCATTTACCTGGTGGAGGGTTTACCGCATGGGAGGCCGTTCTGTTTTATGGGGCAGGCATAGTTATCGCTGGAGCGATCTTGATTTCGAAGCCAATGCAAAAGACGGTTTTGGTGTTGACTGGCCCATCCGCTATAAGGACATTGCACCCTGGTATGATCATGTAGAAAAATTTGCAGGCATCAGTGGCTCATTGGAAGGATTGCCTTATTTACCTGATGGACAATTTATGCCACCGGTTCCATTAAATTTAATTGAGAAAGATGTAGCCGCAAAGATTAAAAGCTTTTATAAAGGGGAACGTCATTTAATCAACAGTCGTGTAGCCAATATTACCGTGCCACATAATGAAAGAACCAATTGCCAGTTCCGCAACCGTTGCTGGGAGGGCTGTCCGTTTGGAGGATATTTCAGTACACAATCTTCTACCCTTCCGGCAGCAATGAAAACAAACAACCTCACTGTACGACCCTTATCACTGGTAACAAAAATTCTGTACAATAAAGACAAAAAGAAAGCAACAGGTGTTGAAGTTTTGGATACAATGGACAATAAAACCTACGAGTACAAAGCCAAAATAATTTTTGTTTGCGCCTCGGCATTAAATTCAACCTGGTTGTTATTTAATTCAGCCACTGATATATGGCCGGGTGGTTTGGGCAGCAGCAGCGGTGAACTTGGTCATAATTTAATGGATCATCATTATAACCTTGGTGCCGGCGGCGATATTGATGGTTATGAAGACAAAACAGAATATGGCCGTCGTCCTGCCGGATTTTATATTACACGGTTCGCCAATATTCCCGGCGATAAAAAAAGAGATTTTCTAAGAGGTTTCGGATACCAGGGCAGTGCAGGCAGACATGGGTGGGGCAGAGAAATTGCAGAAATGAATATCGGCAATCAGTTAAAAGAAACATTAACAGAACCTGGCAGTTGGAGAATGGGGGCAACTGGCTTTGGTGAAATACTTCCTTATCATGAAAATAAAATTTCGTTAGATAAAACAGTAAAAGATAAATGGGGATTACCGGTACTGGCAATGGATGCAGAACTGAAAGAAAATGAAATAAAAATGCGTGCTGCCATAAAAGAAGAACTAGTAGCGATGCTTGAAGCAGGTGGAGTAAAAAATATTAACACCTATGACTCAGGTCATGCTATGGGGCATGGGATTCATGAAATGGGAACTGCACGTATGGGCCATGATTCAAAAACTTCTGTATTGAATGGCAATAACCAGGTATGGGATGCTCCCAATGTATTTGTTACAGATGGAGCATGTATGACAAGCTCATCCTGCGTAAACCCATCTTTAACTTATATGGCATTAACAGCAAGGGCTGCTGACTTTGCAGTGAAGGAATTAAAAAAAGGAAATATCTAA
- a CDS encoding sugar phosphate isomerase/epimerase, with translation MRASDGMKYQTIMSYNRKEFLRTSAALTAGFSLAGLPMVSCADPAAEKKYGLQLYTVRNDVSKNLTSTIEYISKAGYNQIELYGFDGKTFFGKTPTEFKAMFDANKLTSPSGHYGIPDSVINGNTDAWKAITEAATIMGNEYVTVPYTNDQYRNGDGFKKYLEAINKTAELTKAAGMKLAYHNHDFEFKKVDEGKQFLELLLTQTDPGMVDFEFDLYWVVFAGEKPIDWFKKYPGRFTMWHVKDMTTNSKGDKESTQVGDGTIDFAPIFAEKKLSGLKYAFVEQEAYTMPEEQSIKKSIEFLKKKKWGNN, from the coding sequence ATGAGGGCGTCAGACGGAATGAAATATCAAACGATTATGTCTTACAACCGTAAAGAATTTTTAAGAACCTCAGCAGCATTAACAGCGGGTTTTTCTCTGGCAGGCTTACCTATGGTTTCCTGTGCTGATCCTGCAGCTGAAAAAAAATACGGACTTCAGTTATATACTGTCCGCAACGATGTCAGCAAGAATCTTACATCAACAATTGAATATATATCCAAAGCAGGCTATAACCAGATTGAACTGTACGGATTTGATGGCAAAACGTTCTTTGGAAAAACGCCAACAGAATTTAAAGCCATGTTTGATGCAAACAAATTAACATCGCCCAGCGGACATTACGGAATACCTGACTCAGTGATTAATGGAAATACAGATGCATGGAAAGCCATTACAGAAGCTGCAACCATTATGGGTAATGAGTATGTAACAGTTCCGTATACAAATGATCAGTACAGGAATGGGGATGGATTTAAAAAATATCTTGAAGCAATCAATAAAACTGCTGAGCTTACAAAGGCTGCCGGAATGAAACTGGCCTATCATAACCACGATTTTGAGTTTAAGAAAGTAGATGAAGGAAAACAGTTTTTAGAATTGCTGTTAACACAAACTGATCCGGGTATGGTTGATTTTGAGTTTGATCTTTACTGGGTTGTGTTTGCCGGAGAAAAACCAATTGACTGGTTTAAGAAATATCCCGGCCGATTTACCATGTGGCATGTAAAAGATATGACCACCAATTCCAAAGGCGATAAGGAAAGTACACAGGTTGGCGATGGTACGATTGACTTTGCTCCCATTTTTGCAGAGAAAAAACTATCAGGCTTAAAATATGCATTTGTTGAGCAGGAAGCTTACACCATGCCTGAAGAGCAATCTATTAAAAAAAGTATTGAATTCCTCAAAAAGAAAAAATGGGGAAACAATTAA
- a CDS encoding DUF4440 domain-containing protein — protein sequence MNGYWKSDSLMFIGKSGVTYGYDQTLANYRKSYPDMDAMGELSFDIVKLTKLAPDAYYVIGKWHLKRDKDGDIGGHYTLLFKKIKGQWLIVADHSS from the coding sequence ATGAATGGTTACTGGAAAAGCGACTCGCTGATGTTTATCGGCAAAAGCGGTGTTACTTATGGCTACGATCAAACACTGGCCAACTACCGCAAAAGTTATCCCGACATGGATGCCATGGGCGAACTGAGTTTTGATATTGTGAAACTCACAAAACTTGCTCCCGATGCATACTATGTAATTGGCAAATGGCATTTAAAAAGAGATAAGGATGGTGATATTGGCGGTCATTATACCTTATTGTTCAAAAAAATTAAAGGACAGTGGTTGATTGTTGCCGATCACAGCAGTTGA
- a CDS encoding prohibitin family protein codes for MFLLILGLIAVAVGFAVAKADSPLQKFGKLIRTLGFVVILIGLLTSCIVQIDAGYVGVQKLFGKVQSRTLPSGLNFVNPLVEVIKMDTKTLNYTMSGVHDEGNKASDDAIRVLTADGLEVTIDLSVLYRVIPVDAPKLISETGEDYENKIVRPLTRTRIRDNAVYYDAVALYSTKRDEFQSRIFKNIEDDFKKRGLFLENLLVRNITLPASVKATIEQKINAEQDAQKMQFVLQKEKQEAERKRVEAQGIADYQRIISESLTDRQLQYESIKANLELSKSPNAKIIIMGKGNTPVILNPGDKN; via the coding sequence ATGTTCCTCCTTATTCTTGGTTTGATTGCCGTTGCAGTTGGCTTTGCTGTGGCAAAAGCTGACAGTCCGCTTCAGAAATTCGGGAAACTGATCCGCACACTTGGATTTGTTGTTATACTGATAGGACTTCTTACTTCCTGTATTGTGCAGATTGATGCAGGATATGTTGGAGTTCAAAAACTATTTGGGAAAGTGCAGAGCCGTACTCTGCCAAGCGGATTGAACTTTGTGAATCCGTTAGTTGAAGTAATTAAAATGGATACGAAAACGCTCAACTATACCATGAGTGGTGTACATGACGAAGGAAATAAAGCAAGCGATGATGCTATCCGGGTGCTTACTGCTGATGGATTGGAAGTAACCATTGATCTGTCTGTCTTATATCGTGTAATTCCGGTTGATGCTCCAAAGCTAATTTCAGAAACAGGAGAAGATTATGAAAACAAGATTGTTCGTCCGCTTACCCGTACACGTATCAGGGACAATGCTGTTTATTACGATGCAGTAGCGTTGTATTCAACCAAGCGTGATGAATTTCAATCACGCATTTTTAAAAACATTGAAGATGATTTTAAAAAAAGAGGATTGTTTCTTGAAAATCTGCTTGTACGCAATATTACTTTACCTGCCAGCGTAAAAGCAACCATTGAACAAAAGATCAATGCTGAACAGGATGCGCAGAAAATGCAGTTTGTATTACAAAAAGAAAAACAGGAAGCTGAACGTAAGCGTGTGGAAGCACAGGGTATTGCCGATTACCAGCGCATCATCAGCGAAAGCTTAACCGACAGGCAATTGCAGTATGAAAGTATTAAAGCAAATCTTGAATTAAGCAAATCACCCAATGCAAAGATTATAATTATGGGAAAGGGAAATACGCCGGTGATTTTGAATCCGGGAGATAAAAACTAA
- a CDS encoding TIM barrel protein: MPQQSSRRTLLKNLAATSVALTTGNVFAGIEHIQEENFKLKGNINHSVCSWTYNFISLDELCEVVKKLKFSAIDLLPPKDWPTVQKHGITCSMCYTAGKISLTEGWNNKKFHEQLIKDFTEAIPLVAAAGYKNLICFSGNKNGMDDETGLQNCVEGLKQIIPLAEKHNVIIQIEVFNSKVNHPDYMADNTKWTIELCKRLGSPNFKILYDIYHMQISEGDIIRTITDNHQYFGHYHTAGVPGRHEINETQELYYPAIMKAILATGYKGYVAQEYIPTGKTKEEKIAALKDAVKRCDV; the protein is encoded by the coding sequence ATGCCGCAACAGTCATCGAGAAGAACATTATTAAAAAATCTGGCAGCAACTTCTGTTGCCTTAACTACAGGAAACGTGTTTGCAGGAATTGAACATATACAGGAAGAAAATTTTAAACTCAAAGGGAATATCAATCATTCTGTTTGCAGCTGGACCTATAATTTCATTTCATTAGATGAATTATGTGAAGTCGTAAAAAAATTAAAGTTTTCTGCCATTGATTTGCTTCCACCAAAAGACTGGCCAACAGTGCAAAAGCATGGCATCACCTGTTCTATGTGTTACACTGCAGGTAAAATCAGTTTAACAGAAGGCTGGAACAATAAAAAGTTTCATGAGCAGCTAATTAAAGATTTTACTGAAGCTATTCCTCTTGTTGCCGCAGCGGGTTATAAAAACCTCATCTGCTTCAGTGGAAATAAAAATGGAATGGATGATGAAACAGGTTTGCAGAATTGTGTGGAAGGATTGAAACAGATTATACCACTTGCAGAAAAACATAATGTGATCATCCAGATAGAAGTGTTCAACAGCAAAGTGAATCATCCTGATTATATGGCTGATAATACTAAATGGACGATAGAACTCTGTAAACGTCTTGGTTCGCCTAACTTCAAAATTCTGTATGATATCTATCATATGCAGATCAGTGAAGGAGATATTATCCGAACTATTACTGACAATCACCAGTACTTTGGTCATTACCATACAGCAGGTGTACCGGGTAGACATGAAATCAATGAAACACAGGAACTCTATTATCCTGCCATTATGAAAGCCATACTTGCCACAGGATATAAAGGATATGTAGCACAGGAATATATACCAACAGGAAAAACAAAAGAAGAAAAGATTGCAGCGTTGAAAGATGCGGTGAAGAGGTGTGATGTGTAA
- a CDS encoding GMC family oxidoreductase, whose product MPEINEYDAIVIGSGISGGWAAKELTEKGLKVIMLERGQDVKHIVDYTSTTKDAWEFPHRGGRTQQMIKDYPKLKRDYPLNEMTLDWWCSDIDHPYTEEKRFDWFRGYHVGGRSLMWGRQSYRFNKWDFEANAKEGIAVDWPIRYDELAPWYSYAEKFAGIQGSKEGLDVLPDGDFMPAMELNCAEKEVKKRLEAHYKGMRHLIIGRSANITQPHHERTNCQYRNRCARGCPFGGYFSTQAATLPAAMKTGNLTLRPFSIVTKILYDKDKKKATGVEIIDAESNKTYEYKAKIVFVCASALNSSWILMNSATDVWEGGLGSSSGELGHNVMDHHFRCGAGGKVEGFSDKYLFGRRPTGIYIPRFRNVYDDKRDYLRGFGYQGGAGRGRGSHVAELTIGANLKEIMSEPNDDWSINITGFGEMLPYHDNKITLDKNVKDKWGLPVLSFNAEIKENEKKMRIDMMNDAKEMLEAAGVKDVKVHDDGYAVGMGIHEMGTARMGRDPKTSVLNGNNQVWDAPNVFVTDGACMTSASCVNPSLTYMALTARAADFAVKELKKGNL is encoded by the coding sequence ATGCCTGAGATTAACGAATATGATGCCATTGTAATTGGGTCAGGAATCAGCGGGGGCTGGGCCGCCAAAGAACTCACAGAAAAAGGTCTCAAAGTAATTATGCTGGAACGTGGTCAGGATGTAAAACATATTGTTGATTACACAAGTACCACTAAAGATGCATGGGAGTTTCCACACCGTGGCGGACGTACACAGCAAATGATTAAAGATTATCCCAAACTGAAAAGGGATTACCCATTAAATGAAATGACCCTTGACTGGTGGTGCAGTGATATTGACCATCCATATACAGAAGAAAAACGTTTCGACTGGTTTCGTGGTTATCATGTAGGCGGCCGTTCATTGATGTGGGGCAGACAGAGTTACCGTTTCAACAAATGGGATTTTGAAGCCAATGCCAAAGAAGGCATTGCTGTTGACTGGCCCATCCGTTACGATGAACTTGCTCCGTGGTATAGTTATGCAGAAAAATTTGCAGGTATACAGGGGAGCAAAGAAGGTTTGGATGTTTTACCAGACGGAGATTTTATGCCGGCCATGGAACTTAACTGTGCAGAGAAAGAAGTAAAGAAAAGACTGGAAGCACATTATAAAGGAATGCGTCATCTTATTATTGGCCGCAGTGCAAATATTACACAGCCGCATCACGAAAGAACGAATTGTCAATACCGGAACCGTTGCGCAAGAGGCTGCCCGTTTGGTGGTTACTTCAGTACACAGGCTGCTACTTTACCTGCTGCAATGAAAACAGGAAATCTTACACTCCGTCCGTTTTCTATTGTTACAAAAATTTTATACGATAAAGACAAAAAGAAAGCAACCGGTGTTGAAATCATTGATGCAGAATCAAACAAAACCTATGAGTATAAAGCAAAGATTGTTTTTGTCTGTGCTTCTGCATTAAACTCATCATGGATATTAATGAATTCTGCTACTGATGTTTGGGAAGGCGGATTAGGGAGCAGCAGTGGTGAACTTGGACATAATGTAATGGATCATCATTTCCGTTGCGGTGCCGGTGGTAAAGTGGAGGGTTTCAGTGATAAGTATCTCTTTGGACGCCGACCAACCGGTATTTATATTCCACGTTTCAGAAATGTTTATGATGACAAAAGAGATTACCTGCGTGGCTTTGGTTACCAGGGCGGTGCCGGGCGTGGCAGAGGATCGCATGTGGCAGAATTAACAATTGGAGCAAATCTGAAAGAAATAATGAGTGAACCAAATGATGACTGGTCAATTAACATTACCGGTTTTGGTGAAATGCTTCCCTATCATGATAATAAAATCACACTCGATAAAAATGTAAAAGATAAATGGGGCCTTCCTGTTCTTTCATTCAATGCAGAGATTAAAGAAAATGAAAAGAAGATGCGGATTGATATGATGAACGATGCAAAAGAAATGCTGGAAGCTGCGGGAGTTAAAGATGTAAAAGTACACGATGATGGATATGCAGTTGGTATGGGTATACACGAAATGGGAACTGCACGTATGGGTCGTGACCCTAAAACATCTGTACTGAATGGCAATAACCAGGTATGGGATGCACCGAATGTATTTGTTACTGATGGGGCATGTATGACCAGTGCCTCCTGTGTAAATCCATCTTTAACTTATATGGCATTAACAGCAAGAGCTGCTGATTTTGCTGTGAAGGAATTAAAGAAAGGAAATCTTTAA
- a CDS encoding gluconate 2-dehydrogenase subunit 3 family protein, which produces MDRRELLKMVALATGGAVIGGSFFLNGCKTGTKAEAGFTASNIALLDEVSETIIPATTTPGAKAAQVGEFMKVMVTDCYTEKQQTAFMKGIEALDEACNKMHSKSFMESTPEQRHDLLISLEKEAKEFNEKRNETDKPLREEHEKKNSTLAWKDQTEFEGSPSHYYTMMKQLTLMGFFTSKTGMTETLRHIPVPGKYDGAFPYAKGDKAWAE; this is translated from the coding sequence ATGGATCGCAGAGAGCTTTTAAAAATGGTGGCTTTAGCTACAGGTGGAGCGGTAATTGGTGGCAGCTTTTTTTTGAATGGCTGTAAAACAGGTACGAAAGCTGAAGCAGGTTTTACCGCTTCCAATATTGCATTGCTTGATGAAGTAAGTGAAACCATTATTCCCGCCACAACAACACCTGGTGCAAAGGCAGCACAGGTTGGTGAGTTTATGAAAGTAATGGTGACCGATTGTTATACAGAAAAACAACAGACTGCTTTCATGAAAGGTATTGAAGCTCTGGATGAGGCCTGTAACAAAATGCACAGCAAATCATTTATGGAATCTACTCCAGAACAACGGCATGATTTATTGATCAGTCTTGAAAAAGAAGCAAAAGAATTCAATGAAAAACGCAATGAAACGGATAAGCCTCTGCGTGAAGAACATGAAAAGAAAAACAGTACACTTGCCTGGAAAGATCAAACAGAGTTTGAGGGATCGCCCAGCCATTATTATACAATGATGAAGCAGTTAACACTGATGGGTTTCTTTACTTCCAAAACAGGAATGACAGAAACATTACGTCATATTCCTGTACCGGGTAAATATGATGGTGCATTCCCTTATGCAAAAGGAGATAAAGCATGGGCTGAATAA